The following nucleotide sequence is from Sphingomonas telluris.
TGGCGTCGTCAGGAGTCGCGCTCGTCCTCGTTCCCAAAGGCAGCGCGCCGGTCGCGTCCCCGTCCAGTGGCGCGATCACTCAGCCCTGACGAGGCCCAGCTTTGGGCTAGGGTCACTGCAACGATCCGGCCGCTGTCGCGTGAGCCGGAGAAGATCCCCGAATTAGAGGGGCCTACGGCGGTTCAGAGGCCGACCGTAGCCGTCAGGCTGACGACGTCGCCGGTTCGGCGAGCTCCACTGGCGCCGCCGGTGCCAGCTCGCCCGGGAACCACGCTCGACGGCACTTGGGATCGCAAGCTGCGAAGTGGGGCCATCCAGCCCGACCGGGTGGTCGACCTGCACGGGATGACCCTTGACCGCGCCTGGTCAGCCATCGACGCAGCTCTGGAACGTGCGAGCGACGCGGGCGACCGCGTTATCCTGCTGGTTACCGGCCATCATCGCCCAGGAGAGCCGCCGATCCAGCGCGGCCGGATCCGGGCTGCCGTTCATGATTGGCTCGCCGTGTCCCGGCATGCTTCCAAGATCGCTGCGGTGCGAGGCGCGCATCCCCGGCACGGCGGCGGCGGGAGTCTTTATATCGTTCTCCGCCGCCGGTAACCTTCCCACTGCACCGTTTATTAACCCTGCCGATTTAGAGCCTCCTAAACGGCGAAATGCCGCCGCTCGGGGCGCAAATCACTCGATGAAAGAAGGCACGGCCCAGAAGATCAGCAACGCGCTTCTGTCGGGCGCGGCTGGCATCGCCTCGTTCTTCTTCTCGCTGATGGCCTTCCTTTACATCACCGAGTTCGACGAGCAGCTGGTCGCCTCGATCACCGCCGGCGCCTTCTGCCTTCTCGTCAGCTACATCGCATCGGAGCGGCCCAACAGCGAAAGCGCCCGCGCGCTCGCGGCATTGGGCGATCGCCTCATGGCGGTGGAGGACGGCGACCTTGTCTCGCCGCCGCCCGCAATCGTTCGCCAGAACATGCCCAAGCTCGCGACCGCCGTGGACACGTTGTTCGCTGAGGTGCGCGCCTCAATCGAGAATGCCCAGGCACTCGGCATGTACGACCCCGTAACGTCGCTGCCCAACCGCCTGCATTTCCGGTCGGAAGCAGACAAGCTGCTCGGCTCAGCTGCGCCGGCCGCACGGTCGGCAATGCTGTTCGTCGACCTCGACCGTTTCAAGGGAGTCAACGACAGCCTTGGCCATGCGCGCGGCGACCAGCTGCTTATCATGGTCGCGAACCGCCTTCGGGTCGTGG
It contains:
- a CDS encoding Smr/MutS family protein: MPARPGTTLDGTWDRKLRSGAIQPDRVVDLHGMTLDRAWSAIDAALERASDAGDRVILLVTGHHRPGEPPIQRGRIRAAVHDWLAVSRHASKIAAVRGAHPRHGGGGSLYIVLRRR